A region of Cherax quadricarinatus isolate ZL_2023a chromosome 12, ASM3850222v1, whole genome shotgun sequence DNA encodes the following proteins:
- the LOC128686655 gene encoding glucose-6-phosphate isomerase, which translates to MEGKAYLTEESSYQRLQDYYNASGSKINILKMFNEDPDRFNKYSVTLATPDDGSILFDYSKNRINEEVFKLLMDLARARKIEASRDAMFSGEKINFTEDRAVLHIALRNRSNNSIIVNGEDVMPEVNAVLAHMKDFCEKVISGAWKGYTGKAITDVVNIGIGGSDLGPLMVSEALKPYAIGPNVHFVSNIDGTHMAKTLKILNAETTLFIIASKTFTTQETITNATSAKNWFLSTAKDASAVAKHFVALSTNGPKVKDFGIDEANMFGFWDWVGGRYSLWSAIGLSIALHVGYDNFEKLLSGAHFMDNHFKTAPLEKNIPVIMAMLGVWYHNFYGAETHALLPYDQYLHRFAAYFQQGDMESNGKYVTRSGRTVDYKTGPIVWGEPGTNGQHAFYQLIHQGTRLIPADFIAPAKSHNAIADNLHHKLLLANFLAQTEALMKGKTTEEAKAELEKANLPADKLQRILPHKVFEGNRPTNSIVVEQVTPFTLGALIVMYEMKIFTQGVVWDINSFDQWGVELGKQLAKAIEPELQDKTPVSSHDSSTNGLINFIKNHL; encoded by the exons ATGGAGGGTAAGGCTTATCTCACCGAGGAATCATCTTACCAACGCCTCCAAGATTATTACaatgccagtggcagcaagattAATATCCTTAAGATGTTCAACGAGGATCCCGACAGGTTCAACAAATACAG TGTTACCTTGGCAACCCCAGATGATGGCAGTATTTTGTTTGACTACAGTAAAAATCGCATCAATGAAGAAGTTTTTAAGCTTCTGATGGATTTG gcacGAGCTCGCAAGATTGAGGCATCTCGAGATGCAATGTTTTCAGGAGAGAAGATTAATTTTACTGAGGACAGGGCAGTGTTGCACATAGCACTGCGTAACCGGTCTAATAATTCAATAATTGTCAATGGAGAGGATGTGATGCCAGAAGTCAATGCTGTTCTTGCTCATATGAAGGATTTTTGTGAAAAG GTCATATCTGGTGCATGGAAAGGTTATACAGGAAAGGCCATAACAGATGTGGTCAATATTGGAATTGGAGGCTCAGATCTTGGTCCCTTGATGGTATCAGAGGCACTTAAACCCTATGCTATTGGACCCAACGTACACTTCGTTTCCAACATAGATGGCACACACATGGCAAAGACTCTGAAA ATTTTGAATGCTGAGACGACACTTTTTATTATTGCTTCAAAGACGTTCACAACTCAAGAAACCATTACTAATGCTACTTCTGCCAAGAACTGGTTCCTTTCAACTGCTAAAGAT gcttCAGCTGTTGCCAAGCATTTTGTGGCCCTCTCAACCAATGGTCCTAAAGTGAAGGATTTCGGAATTGATGAGGCTAACATGTTTGGCTTCTGGGACTGGGTTGGTGGACGTTATTCTTTGTGGTCTGCAATTGGTCTGTCTATAGCCTTGCATGTAGGCTATGACAATTTTGAGAAGCTGCTGTCAGGAGCTCATTTTATGGACAATCACTTTAAGACTGCTCCATTGGAGAAAAAT ATCCCAGTAATTATGGCAATGCTTGGTGTGTGGTATCATAACTTTTATGGTGCTGAGACTCATGCACTTCTACCATATGATCAGTATCTCCATCGATTTGCTGCTTACTTCCAACAAGGTGACATGGAGTCGAACGGAAA GTATGTAACACGTAGTGGCCGTACTGTGGATTATAAGACAGGCCCTATTGTTTGGGGTGAGCCAGGTACCAATGGCCAGCATGCATTTTATCAGTTGATTCATCAGGGTACCCGTCTCATCCCTGCTGACTTTATTGCTCCAGCAAAGTCCCACAATGCTATTGCAGATAATCTCCATCACAAG TTACTGCTGGCCAATTTCCTTGCACAAACAGAAGCTCTAATGAAGGGAAAGACCACAGAAGAAGCAAAAGCTGAACTGGAAAAGGCAAACTTGCCAGCTGATAAGTTACAGCGCATCTTGCCCCACAAAGTATTTGAGGGCAACCGTCCCACCAACTCCATCGTGGTCGAGCAAGTGACACCTTTTACGTTAGGGGCATTGATTGTTATGTATGAAATGAAAATTTTCACCCAAGGCGTAGTCTGGGACATAAATTCCTTTGATCAGTGGGG TGTGGAACTCGGCAAGCAGCTGGCTAAAGCCATCGAGCCAGAGCTACAGGACAAGACTCCTGTATCATCACATGATTCATCTACCAATGGATTAATCAACTTCATCAAAAACCACCTCTAA